AGCCGCCGTCGACCTGGGGGTCGACCCAGGGTGGGGGCTCCTCGTCGTCCTCGGGCGCCTCGACCTTCGACGGCGCCACCTCCGCAGCCGGAGCTTCCGTCTCGAGGACGGCGCCGTCGCTGTTGAGGCCCGACGGCGAGGCGTTGCTCAGCTTCGGCTGGGCCGGCGTGTTGCGGCTCCCCGCGGCACCGGCACCGGCGTCACGGTCGGCCTGCGACGGCGCCTGCTTGCGCAGGAACACCTGGGCCAGGAAGAAGCCCGCGCCGACGATCGCTCCCAGCTTCACCCCACGACGCACGAACTTACGGCTCACGCAACCTGACGTTACCCGGCGTACCGCGTAGGTGGGCGGACACCGCCGCAGCGTCCGCCCACCAGGGCCTCAGCCCTCCGGCTCCGAGCCCTCCGCAGCCGACGGCTCGACGAACTGGAGGTCGAGCTCGAACTGGACGTTCTTGCCGAGGCCGACCTCGGCCATGGGCCCGAACACGACGCCGAAGTCGCTGCGCTTGAGGTCACCGCGGGCCTCGAAGCCCGCGTGCTGCGTGCCGGCGAAGTCGCCGGTGCCGCCGAACTCGACCTCGAAGGCGAACGGCTTGGTGACCTTGTTGATCGTCACCTCGCCCTCCATCACCCATTCGCCGCCCGATCCGCTGATCCGGGTCGACTGGAAGCGGATCTCGGGGTGCTCGTCCACGTGGAGGAACTCGTCGGTCAGCACGTGGGCGTCACGGTCACTGTTGCCGGTGTCGATCGAGGCGACGTCGATCACCGCGGTGACGTAGGTGTCGTCGGGGCCTTCGCCGACGTCGAGGCTGGCGACGAACTTGTTGAACCGGCCCCGCACCTTGGACACGCCGAGGTGACGGATGGCGAACGTCACCTGCGAGTGGAGGGGGTCGAGGGTCCACAGGCCGCTCGCCAACGGCAGTGCTTGGGTGTCTGTGCTCATGGCGCCCACCCTGCGCCGTTCCCGGCACGGCGGGAAGGCCGAGCTGTTCATGGGAGTGACACCCCCAGGATCAACCCGCCTACGGCCCGGCAGAATGAACGCCGTGCCCGAGCCGTCCGAGCCCTCCGAGCTGGCCAGCTTCCTGCGCAGCCGCCGTGAGCGGGTGTCGCCGGAGTCGGTCGGGCTCCCCCGGGGAGGGCGGCGCCGCACCCCCGGCCTACGGCGGGAGGAGCTGGCGATGCTGGCGGGCATCAGCGTCGACTACCTGGTGCGCCTGGAGCAGGGCCGGGAGCGGAACCCGTCGCAGTCGGTGCTGGCGTCGTTGGCGCGGGCCCTGCGCCTGGAGGAGTCGGAGCGGCTGCACCTCGGGCGCCTGGGCAGCATGTCGCTGCGCCATCCCGGGCTGTGCCCCTCGGTGTCGAACGACGCGGTCGACGACGGGACGCTGGCCGTGCTCGACGGCATGACCCGCTCGCCGGCCTACGTCCTCGACGTCAGCACGGAGGTGCTGGCCTGGAACGACGCCTACCAGATGCTGATGGCACCCACGGGGTTGCTCGACAGGAACCCGCCCAACCTCCTGCGCTACACGTTCCTCGACGAGCGCTCGCGCACCGTGTTCGCCGACTGGGGCGACGCCGCCCGCGAGCAGGTCGGCAACCTGCGGCGGGCGGTCACCACCTGCTCCGACGACCCGGCGATCAAGGAGCTGGTCGGGGAGCTGAGCATGAAGAGCGAGGACTTCGCCCGGCTCTGGTCGGCCCACGACGTCACCGAGAACACGCGGGGCGCCCTGAGCCTGGCCCACCCCCTGGTGGGACCGCTGAACCTGCGCTTCGAGGTACTGCTCCTGCCCGACAGCCCGTTCCGCCGTCTGGTCGTCTACGTGCCGGCCGACGCCGCGGCGACCGCCGCGCTGGGCCGCCTCGGCGACGTCGACCGGGCCCCGCTCCGCCTGGTGGGCGGCAGCTCGGGCACCTGACGCCGTCCGCCCCCGCCGACGTATCTCGGGTGCGCTTGGGCAGGGCGAGCGTCTAGAACGGTGGGAAGGTCGAGCTGCTCGGAGGGATGGCCATGGGTGGAACCATCGTGGGGATCTTCACCGCGTCGGCGGAGGGTGCTCCCGTCGCCTCTCGGGACGAGGCGCGGGCCGTCGCCGGACGCGGGATCGAGGGCGACCGCTACTTCGACAGCAACGCCGGCGAGCACGACCCGGCCGACGAGATCACGCTGATCGAGGCCGAGGGACTCGAGCAGGTGAGGGCCGAACACGGTCTCGACCTGGCACCCGGCGAGCACCGGCGGAACGTCGTGGTCGAGGGCCTCGATCTCCTGGAGCTGCTGGGTCGCACGGTCAGGGTCGGCGAGGTC
The genomic region above belongs to Acidimicrobiales bacterium and contains:
- a CDS encoding YceI family protein, translating into MSTDTQALPLASGLWTLDPLHSQVTFAIRHLGVSKVRGRFNKFVASLDVGEGPDDTYVTAVIDVASIDTGNSDRDAHVLTDEFLHVDEHPEIRFQSTRISGSGGEWVMEGEVTINKVTKPFAFEVEFGGTGDFAGTQHAGFEARGDLKRSDFGVVFGPMAEVGLGKNVQFELDLQFVEPSAAEGSEPEG
- a CDS encoding helix-turn-helix transcriptional regulator, producing the protein MPEPSEPSELASFLRSRRERVSPESVGLPRGGRRRTPGLRREELAMLAGISVDYLVRLEQGRERNPSQSVLASLARALRLEESERLHLGRLGSMSLRHPGLCPSVSNDAVDDGTLAVLDGMTRSPAYVLDVSTEVLAWNDAYQMLMAPTGLLDRNPPNLLRYTFLDERSRTVFADWGDAAREQVGNLRRAVTTCSDDPAIKELVGELSMKSEDFARLWSAHDVTENTRGALSLAHPLVGPLNLRFEVLLLPDSPFRRLVVYVPADAAATAALGRLGDVDRAPLRLVGGSSGT
- a CDS encoding MOSC domain-containing protein; the encoded protein is MGGTIVGIFTASAEGAPVASRDEARAVAGRGIEGDRYFDSNAGEHDPADEITLIEAEGLEQVRAEHGLDLAPGEHRRNVVVEGLDLLELLGRTVRVGEVEVTLVADNPACRHLQDLVGKPVLRHLRRKGGVRGSIVTGGVLRVGDTVDT